From the Apus apus isolate bApuApu2 chromosome 4, bApuApu2.pri.cur, whole genome shotgun sequence genome, one window contains:
- the NKX1-2 gene encoding NK1 transcription factor-related protein 2, which produces MAALPPPLPPPRRRPLRPPRPTLLLLPAAHSAPPAPRLRARLRARLRSPPQPSAALRSPPPAPRWEPAGLREARRAGRGMPECPDRGAKAAPIHHKISFSILDILDPQKFSRRREAAAGSWGSVPGSGEREKSLGRVEVGKDAAAPGSGRNKLEAHGRNALEFLRPALAGRAGGGRGDPRPPAPPGVRSPEEIPGSAGDGGAGDAESGPEAAGQDRDQEGPPGDGTGTGTEAGTGAQPAARPPGAEEPVSPRVSRRRRAEAGCGKPRRARTAFTYEQLVALENKFRATRYLSVCERLSLALSLSLTETQVKIWFQNRRTKWKKQHPGAEGAAPPASPAAAGGGGSPSPPGSGALPFQTFPSYAAANVLVPPAAPFPLGSGPFAPFLGPAYLGPFYAPHL; this is translated from the exons CCCTCCCCGCCcgaccctcctcctcctccccgccgCTCACTCCGCGCCTCCAGCGCCCCGGCTCCGCGCCCGGCTCCGCGCCCGGCTCCGCAGCCCTCCGCAGCCCTCCGCAGCCCTCCGCAGCCCTCCGCCGGCTCCGCGCTgggagccagcaggtctccgGGAAGCGCGGAGGGCGGGGAGGGGAATGCCGGAATGCCCGGACCGGGGGGCCAAAGCGGCCCCCATCCATCATAAAATCTCCTTCTCCATCTTAGACATCCTGGATCCCCAGAAATTCAGCAGGAGACGCGAAGCGGCCGCGGGGAGCTGGGGCAGCGTCCCCGGCTCGGGCGAGCGGGAGAAAAGTTTGGGAAGAGTTGAAGTAGGAAAGGACGCTGCTGCTCCCGGCAGCGGGAGGAATAAACTAGAGGCACATGGTAGGAACGCGCTCGAGTTTCTCCGGCCGGCGCTGGCGGGGCGAGCAGGTGGAGGCAGAGGGGACCCCcggccccccgcgccccccgggGTGCGCTCCCCGGAAGAAATACCGGGCAGCGCGGGGGACGGGGGGGCTGGAG ATGCAGAGAGCGGCCCCGAGGCAGCGGGGCAGGACCGCGACCAGGAGGGTCCGCCCGGCGACGGCACCGGGACGGGGACAGAGGCAGGGACCGGTGCCCAGCCCGCTGCCCGGCCTCCCGGTGCGGAGGAGCCGGTCTCCCCGAGGGTCTCCCGGCGACGGCGGGCCGAGGCGGGATGCGGGAAGCCCCGGAGGGCACGGACGGCTTTCACCTACGAGCAGCTGGTGGCCCTGGAGAACAAGTTCCGAGCCACGCGGTACCTGTCGGTCTGCGAGCGCCTCAGCCTGGCCCTCTCCCTCAGCCTCACCGAGACGCAGGTGAAGATCTGGTTCCAGAACCGACGCACCAAGTGGAAGAAGCAGCACCCGGGAGCCGAGGGAGCGGCTCCCCCCGCAtccccggcggcggcggggggcggcggcagcCCCAGCCCGCCGGGCTCCGGAGCTTTGCCCTTCCAGACTTTCCCTTCCTACGCCGCCGCCAACGTCCTCGTCCCACCGGCCGCCCCCTTCCCGCTGGGCAGCGGCCCCTTCGCCCCTTTCCTCGGCCCCGCGTACCTCGGCCCTTTCTACGCCCCGCACCTCTGA
- the OAT gene encoding ornithine aminotransferase, mitochondrial — MFSKLTHPQSLAALSRGVRASLSSAASLSSAASVATKKNVQGSASSEYIFEREAKYGAHNYHPLPVALERGKGVYVWDVEGRKYFDFLSAYSAVNQGHCHPKIVNALKAQSEKLTLTSRAFYNDVLGEYEELVTKMFNYNKVLPMNTGVEAGETACKLARKWAYTVKGIPKYKAKIIFAAGNFWGRTMSAISSSTDPSSYDGFGPFMPGFEVVPYNDLPALERALQDPNVAAFMVEPIQGEAGVVVPDKGYLTGVRELCTKHNVLFIADEVQTGLARTGKMLAVDHEDVRPDIVLLGKALSGGLYPVSAVLCDDEVMLTIKPGEHGSTYGGNPLACRVAMAALEVIEEEDLAKNAEIMGNILRNELMKTPSDIVTAVRGKGLLNAIVIRETKDYDAWKVCLRLRDNGLLAKPTHGDIIRLAPPLVIKEDEIRECIEIIHKTILSF; from the exons ATGTTTTCCAAGCTGACCCACCCTCAGAGCCTTGCTGCTCTCTCTCGAGGTGTTCGTGCTTCTCTGagttctgctgcctccctgagTTCTGCTGCCTCAgttgctaccaaaaaaaacgTTCAAGGATCTGCATCCTCCGAGTACATATTTGAGCGGGAGGCCAAATATGGTGCCCACAATTATCACCCACTCCCTGTGGCTTTGGAAAGAGGGAAAG GTGTTTATGTGTGGGATGTGGAAGGCAGAAAGTATTTTGACTTTCTGAGTGCTTACAGTGCTGTTAATCAAGGCCACTGTCACCCAAAGATTGTGAACGCTCTGAAAGCTCAGTCTGAAAAACTGACCCTTACATCCAGAGCATTCTACAATGATGTACTTGGTGAATATGAGGAACTTGTCACCAAAATGTTCAATTACAACAAAGTTCTTCCCATGAACacag GAGTGGAAGCTGGAGAAACTGCCTGCAAACTGGCTCGGAAGTGGGCATACACTGTGAAAGGGATTCCAAAATACAAAGCCAAGATTATTTTTGCAG ctggCAACTTCTGGGGCAGAACCATGTCTGCTATCTCCAGTTCTACTGACCCATCCAGCTATGATGGGTTTGGACCATTTATGCCAGGTTTTGAAGTCGTCCCATACAATGACCTACCAGCTCTTGAG CGGGCCCTTCAAGATCCCAACGTAGCAGCTTTCATGGTTGAACCCATCCAAGGTGAAGCAGGTGTGGTTGTTCCTGACAAAGGTTACCTCACGGGAGTGCGGGAGCTCTGCACCAAGCACAAT GTTCTGTTTATTGCTGATGAAGTACAGACTGGTTTAGCCAGAACAGGGAAGATGCTAGCTGTGGACCATGAAGATGTGAGACCTGATATAGTTCTTCttggaaaagccctttctgGTGGCTTATATCCT gtctctgcagtgctctgtgaTGATGAAGTTATGCTGACCATTAAGCCTGGTGAACATGGATCTACCTATGGAGGAAATCCATTGGCTTGCCGTGTGGCAATGGCAGCACTGGAG GTAATTGAAGAGGAAGACCTGgctaaaaatgcagaaataatggGTAACATATTAAGAAATGAACTCATGAAGACACCATCTGATATTGTAACTGCTGTAAGAGGAAAAGGGCTATTAAATGCAATTGTAATTCGGGAAACCAAAG ACTACGATGCCTGGAAGGTGTGTTTGCGGCTCCGGGACAACGGGCTTCTTGCCAAGCCTACCCATGGGGATATCATCAGGCTGGCACCACCCCTTGTGATCAAGGAGGATGAAATCAGGGAATGCATTGAAATAATTCACAAGACCATCCTGTCTTTCTGA